In Lacinutrix sp. Bg11-31, the DNA window AGAAGAAGTAAAAAACGAAATTGGCGATTTAATGTTACATCTCGTATTCTATGCAAAAATAGGAAGCGAAACCAACACGTTCGATATTGCAGATGTTTGTAATTCTATTTGCGAAAAACTAATTCATAGACATCCACACATCTATGGAGATGTAAAAGTAAAAGATGAAGCCGAGGTAAAACGTAATTGGGAAAAACTAAAACTTCAAGAAGGTAGAACAAGTGTTTTAGAAGGTGTGCCTAAAAGTTTACCAGCTTTGGTAAAGGCAAGCCGCATTCAAGATAAAGTAGCAGGAGTAGGTTTCGATTGGGAAAAACCAGAACAAGTTTGGGAGAAAGTAGAAGAGGAGCTTAAGGAGTTTAAAGTTGAGGTCGCTAAAAACGATGTAGACGCAATGGAAGACGAGTTTGGTGATGTTTTATTCTCTTTAGTAAACTATGCTCGTTTTAAAAATATAAACCCAGAAAACGCCTTAGAAAGAACTAATAAAAAATTCTCAAAAAGATTTCAATACTTAGAGTCTAAAGCGAAAGCACTAAATAAAGACCTAAAAGAGATGACTTTGGCTGAAATGGATATTTTTTGGGAAGAAGCCAAAAAAATGTAATTGGAAAAATCTATTTCTGGATTTTTCAAATACTCTTATTTTTTGGGAAGAAGCCAAAAAAATGTAATTGGAAAAATCTATTTCTGGATTTTTCAAATATTCTTATTTTTTGGGAAGAAGCCAAAAAAATGTAATTGGAAAAATCTATTTCTGGATTTTTCAAATACTCTTATTTTTGGGAGGAGGTCAAAAAAAAACTTGAGTAATTCAAAAATAAAAGATTTTCAAATACTCAAGTTTCTTATTTTTTTTCTAAAGTAATGGTTTGTACTTCATTCTTTCTAAATTAAAAAATGAAGAAACTCATTATTCAATTTAAAAGTGTTGACCTTTAGATTTTTATCTTTATTCTGTAGCTTTAGTAAGTGCTTTTAATCCACCAACAACAGGTAAAGTTAAACGCGTTTTATCTAAGTCTATAGTTAATTCGGTTCCTGGTTTTGGATGTAATGTAAACTCCTTATCACTAGAAAAAATAATTAAACCTATTTGTTGTCCAGCTCTAATAATTTGGTCGTCTGGTTGTAATTTAAATGTTACATCGTAAAATTTACCTTTTTTTAATGGCTCACTTTCTCTAATAGATTTATAGTTTTTAGGGTCTGCCCAACCTCTTGTAATAATATTGTCTGTAATTACTTTAGCATCCTCCTCGTAAGGTAAAGACACTAGCATAATAGATAAGTTTGCAGCTGCTTTACTACTGGTTAAACTAATAGTAACCTCAGCTTCACCAGAAATATGAAGATCTCTTGTAAGATGAGGTGTTGCGTATAATAATCTGTTTTTAGAACTAGAAACTTGTGCATGTTCTTTAGCCGAAATATTAAAATCATCAACTAAAGTTTCCATTTTTTGTCTTTTGTTCTGTTTTGTAGATAAAGCACCAATGTTGTTTCCGCCTTTGTTTAAAAACAAAGTCACATCTTCGGCATTTGGATTAGGATACGCATCGTAAGCTGTAGGGTTATCGTGTTTGTCGTTTTCTCTAACAATCCAAGCTTGTTTATCGTTTTCAACGCCATTATCTATACCATGTAAATAATGTGTAAACCAACGGTTCATCATTATCATTGGTGGTGGTCCACCATGTCCATTTTGGTGATAATATAATTGAGTTTGTAAACCCATTGCTTTCGCTTTTTGGTAGATTCTATTACTGTGTTCTGGCATTACGTTCCAATCGTTAAAACCATGAGACATTAATAAAGCGGCTTTCATAGGAGCCATTTGGTTTAAGTAATCTCTATTATTCCAAAAGTCGTTTAAATCACCAGTTTGTCTGTCCATACCATTTTTCATTTCGGTATCTCTTACGCGCTTGTTATTTCCTGGACGTTTATCTTCGGCTCCACTATGTACAAAATCGTAAAGTACATCTATGTCTTCACCTAAATAACCACCTGGAGAACGTACTAAACCATTAGATCTGTAATAATGATAATATGAAGTATTTGGAGCAATAGGTATAATAGCTTCTAAACCTTCAACGCCTGTTGTTGCAGCTGCTAGAGGTAATGTTCCGTTAAACGACGTTCCTGTCATTCCTACTTTTCCTGTAGACCAAAAAGCGTCTACTGGTTCGTTGCCATCTCTTTCTGTAAAGCCTTTTGCTCTACCACATAACCAATCTATAACTGCTTTTGGTGCTAATGCTTCGTTTGGTCCACCAATAGTTGGAGATCCATCACTTAATCCTGTACCAGGAGAAGACGAGTGTACTACAATATAACCACGTGGCACCCATTTTCTAAGATGCGAGTTAGATATAATAGGGCGTTCTCCTCTACGTTTTACTTCTGGATGTACACGTTCTTTTCCAATTTCACCAAGTTCGTGTTCTACTTCCCACATTACACCAGGAAGATCTGCTGCTACTCCAGCAAAATAGGGGCTTGTAACATATACTATAGGTAGCTTTAAGCCTTCTGTGTCTGTTTGTTTTGGTCTGGTAACTGCAACGTGCATACGGTCTGGTTTCCCATCTTCGTCTGTGTCGAAAGTGGTTTCTACCCAAAGGTCGTGTCTAATCCAATCGTTTGTATCTGTAAAACCTTGAACTGGTTGTGCTTCTCCATCTGCAAAAAAAGGAACCGTTTTGTCTTGTGCAAAACCAAGAGTTACTGTTAAAAATAAGACTGAAAATAAACTGAATACATTGTGCTTTTTTGTCATGATAACTGCTTGTAAAGTTTTTAGGTTACAATTTAGCTATTTTTTTGGAATAGAGGAGGAGTGGAGTGTTAAGAGTGTTGTAAAATTTTGAATTTGGTAGGTTCGTTTAACGTTGTTGTGTATGGTTAGTTGCGTGGTTAAGCACCTAATTTAGTAAACAAATCACAGATAGAATATTCCGCAGGAATGTTCGTAAGTCGGCAGTGACCTAGCAATTAATTATACACGGTGTTAGCCACAGTATTTATTCCGTTTTGATTAAAATTATTGTGTCTCTTTCTCGTAAGTTGTTTTCTAGAAATTGGTATTTTTCAAATCTAATTTTCAATTCCGTTTTCCCGTTTGATGTATATATTGAATTATCGCTAAATTCAATTTCATTGTTTAAATTCACCTCTTTCATTCTCTTCTCTAGCACAAAAAATTGTTTTTCCGTAATCTCATATGGGCAACAACTTCCAAGAAATCCTTGTGCTTTTTGATAAATCACAAAATCGTTTTTCTCCAGCTCAATATAATTCGGTTGAATAGGATAAAGTACTATCGAGGCTAAAATTCCGAAAAATATTCCGCCAAACAACCAGAATAATAAAGTCAGAATTGGCGTAAACGCATAAAAACTAAAGTAAATTCCGATTTTCTTAAAAGGCTTGAGATTCCACAAAAAGAGAATAATTCCGCTTGCATAAACTAATAAAGTTATAAAATAAGAGAATCTATAATTCAGACTTATTTCAATAGTGCTTTTCAGAGCGAAATTCAATAAAGCAAATCCCAAAAGGTAGAAATGAATCTTTGTAATTATATCTCTGATTTGGGTTTTCGTCATATTGTGGCTAATGTTTCGTTGATATAAAATCGTTTCAATGTTTTATATCATACGTTAAACGAAGTTAGCCTAAAAAATTGACAAAGTCAAGTATGGGAAACCACCAAAATAGATGGTTTAGTGTTTCCGCGAAAGCGAAATAATGCTATTTTTTTTAATAAGTCTCTATTTTATATCTCTATAAAAGCAAAATTATATACTTGTTTTAAGTTTCTAATGTTTCTGAATTAGATGGTGTTGTTTTTTCTGCTAGAGCAGTATATAATTTATCGATTTCTAGAGGTTTCCATAGTACTTTATTAAACAGTATAGAGGTCTCACTGTTTTGACTCGTCATTACATCTGCAGTTATTGCAAAAATAGGAGTATGCGTATTTGTGTTTTTAGTGTTTCTAATTATACGAGTGGCATCTATGCCATTTAACTCTGGCATGTGTAAGTCCATTAATATAAAATCGTACTTTTTCTTTTGTGCATATTCTACGGCTAGCTTTCCATTAGTAACATGTTCTGTTGTAACTCCCCATTTAGAAAGCACTTTTTTTATTAGAATGGCATTCATTATTGTGTCTTCAGCTAAAAGCACATTTTTGTTTTTTAATTGAGGATAAGTAGGCTTGTTTTCAATGTGTACTATTTTAGATGCTTTCTCGAGTTTAAGATTAAAATAAAACTCTGAACCTTCTTGAATTTTACTTTTTACTTGAATGTTACTACCATGAAGTTTTATTAATTTTTTTACAATTGCCAACCCTAAACCTGTGCCTCCTTGTTTACGTGTCATTACAGGTTTTATTTGAGAAAAACTTAAAAATATTTCTGATATATCTGCTTCTGTAATACCTTCTCCTGTGTCCTTTACGCTAACTTGTATGGTGTCGAATTTGGAGTCTTCTTTTATTAGTTTTAAGCTAAAAGTTATCTGGCCTTTATCTGTGAATTTTATTGCATTTCCAATAAGGTTACTTAGTATTTGAGAGAGTTTAGTTTGGTCTAAAAGATAATTTCTGTCTTTGGGAATATCATTATTTAAAACTAATGCTAAACCTTTTATTTTTGCTACGTTAAGGTGCAGATTTACTATTTTAGTAGAGAACTCGTTAAAGTTTCTATTATCTAAGTCTAAAGCTGTTTTCTTAGAATCTAATTTGGTAAAATCGAGAACGTTATTAACAATATTTATTAGATTGTCTGATGCAAATTGTAAGCTTCTAATTAACGATTTACTTTCACCATGTACTTGGTCTTCTAAAATGGATACTATTATTGTAATGGCATTTAAAGGTGTTCTAATTTCATGACTAATTACAGACAAAAACTCTTGCTTTAATTTTACTGCTTTTAGTTCGTCTTTGCTTTTTTTCTCTATAATTTTTTGTCGTTCTTTTTGCAATAAGGCTTCACTTTCTAACACATTCATTTTATTGATTAAGTTATAGTTTTCCATAACTTGTTGTGTGTGGGTGTTCATTATAGTTTCTTTTTCTTTAAGGTATAATTCTAAATATTTAAAAGATTTATTAATGTTAGATTGCTCTTTAAAGATTAGATATAATAAATGATATCCTTTTATTTTAGTCATAGCAATATTATAGGAAGTAGATAGTTTTAGACCTTCTTTAACTATTTTTATTGCTTTATCTAATTGGTTAAATTTATAGTATAATTTACCTAGTTTGTTATAAGCCATTGAGGCTCCCATAATTTCTACAACTTTATTATGCTTGTCTATAGCGTCTAAAAAATCGATTTCAGCATTTTTAAAACCACCTTGTTTAAGATGTATTTTTCCACGTCCATAAACAGCAAAAGCAAGTCCTCTAGTATCTCCAGTTTGTTTTTTTATTGTGATAGCGTGCTCTATCATTTTCATTGCAACACTAGGTTTCTGCCTTTTTAATAATAAGCCAGATAGATTATTAAAGACATTAGATTCTAAATTTAGATTTTTAACTTTTCTAGCATTTCTTACAGCAGATTTGTAAGATGAAAAAGCATTTGAGCGATCTCCAATATACTCGTAAACAGTTCCAATTGCTTTTTCTACTTTAGATTGGCTTTCAAAATCGTCGTATTTTTTATAGATTCTAAGCGCTTCTTTTAAGTATATTAAACCTTCGTGATAGTTGTTGGTTTTATAATTAATACTACCAATATTATATTTAGCATCTGCTATACCACGTTGGTCGTTTATTGCTTTAAAGAAAACAATAGCTTCTTGTGAATGGGTATTAGATTTCTCGAAGTCGCTATTAATCATATAATACAGAGATAGCTGGTTTAAGCTTTTTCCAATTAATGATTTGTTATCTAGACTTTTACTCAAGTATAGCGCCTTTTTTGCTAGCTCTATACTCTTGAGCAAATTAGATGTACGCCCAGAATAGGCGTCACTAAGAAGCACGTGTACTTCGCTGGTTTTTCGTAGGTTATTGATAGTCATTGGGTAACTAGCGTTAAGATGGTGAATTTAGTTAAAAAAATAATAAGGTGTAAAATTCTTGCTTGTTTTAAACGATTGGGCTTTATTTATTGGGTTATAGAGATTAATTACGCAGTCTAATTTAGAAAATACAAGCTACAAAATAATTTAAAACTGTATGCTATTCATCGCTTTATAAATTATCATTTTTATTTTTAAATCTGCTATATTTTTTGAAACAAATTTTTGATTCATTTCAATCTCAATACCCAAATAATGTTTAGTAAATTTTGTTCTTAAGTAGGTCGTAAACCCATCATTTTTACCTAAATAAGGGTAGTTAAAGCGTACATTTAAGTTAGAACCTTCTTTTAAAAGTTCTGTTTTTAACTTTTTACAAAATGCTTGTTCTGGTTTTTTTGTAGAATCGAATAACAAACCAATATCACAATTTCTGGTTTTGTTATTTAATTGAGATGTAAAGCTATGAATAGATAAATGAAGCACAACATCTCCATTATCGATGTAGTTTTTAATGTTTTTTTCTACTAAAGAACGATAGGGAAAATAATAGGTTTCAATAATTTCTGACTTCTCAGTTTTAGACGCAATTTTTGTGAATTCTGAAAATAGCTGATTGTGATGTAACGAGCGATTTAATTCAATTAGCAAACGACTTGTTGTACTAAAATAGGATACATTAGATAATGGTTCTAAATTTTGAAACAAATCTAATGCTCCCAAATCATAGCCACGATGTGTTTTTAACACCGCTTTATTTTTGAAGTGTTTTTTATAAGTTTCAGGAATATCATTTCCACCATGTTCGCAAGTTAAAACGAGTTTCACGGTTTAAATAATGTGTTTGTTATTAAACACTTTTGAAGGTTGCGATACACAGTAATAATATGTTTTTCAGTAGTGTCATTACCAACCGCTTTTAGTAATCGTGTAGCCAAAGTGCCTTCTGCCAAAATTAACTCAATAGCGTCGTGATGTGTTGCATGTAGTTTTGGTTTTACGGTTTGGTACAAATGTTTCCAAACGTTATTTATAGTTGCAGGAGCTTTTAGTCCAAATAAGTTTAAATATGCTTCATTTTCAATTTTAGAATTTTCAGCATGTTTTATAGCATCATTTAAAATTAGGAATAAGTCTTCTTTCGTCCAACTTTTTTGGTCTTTTAAAGAAGAAAATTCTTTTTTAACTAAAGCTTTTAAGACTTCAATAATTAAAGCGCAAATAGCAATATCAGCCTTAGGAGATTCTTGAATATCTACTAATCGTATTTCTATAGCATTACGATCGAAACGAGCAATTGCACCTCGAGAGTTTAAGAAATGCTGGTCCAAAATCTTATTTTTATCATAAGGTCTAATGGCGTTTTTTATAGGTTCGAAAATGGTCGCATAATAATCTAATTTCGAAAAAACACGTTCAGGAATTACAAGTCCTGTTAACTCAGGAATTTCCTTTTGGTTCGTTTTGTAAAACTCTAATCGTGTGTCTTTAAAGCCTGTAATTTTTCCTTCTAAAATTGGTGAGCTCGCACAAAGTCCTGGTAATAATGGCAAGATTATTCTAATGGCTGCATGTAGTTTTTCGAATTCCTTATCGTTATAAAACGGTAAATTAATATGCGTGCTTTGTACATTGCTCCAGCCATGACCTTTACAATTAAAAATAGTATTGTAAAGTGCATAGACTTCGCTGTAACTGTGTTTCCATAATTGAGTGTCTGTATTAGGATTCATTAATGGATGCGAAGCAGAACCTAAAAGTTGTAGGTTTAAAGGTTTTAAAAGTGCGTCGATTTCCAAAATATTGGCATGAAATTTCGCAGCCAAGCCGTTTGTGCTTTTCGCAGGACCATTAGTTTTTAGTTCTATAACATGCGCAACCAATTCGTTGCTCCATGCAATATCTCCATTTTCTATGTCTGCTTGTAATTTGCCTGCTTTTTTTGTTAGTAGTTTGTCTACCTGTGGCGCGACTTTAAAAGTGTCTTTATTAACAAGCATGTATTCTAGTTCAATGCCGTAAACGTCGAATAAGTGATAGGGTTTTTTCATAATTATGCTAAGCGTTTTTTTAATGCTGAAAGAATTTCTGTGTAAACTAAATCACCATAGTATTCATCTTCTACACCAAAATCAATATTCGGATTGTCGTTAATTTCGATAACCATTAATTTATTATCCACCACTTTAATATCGATGCCATAAAGACCTAATCCCATTAATTTAGCCGATTTTAATGCCATATCTATTACGTTTTTTGGTACGTCTTCAATAGGTAAACAATCTGCATCTCCATCTTGTTCGTTTTTGTTGGTTGCTTTCCAGTTATAAATCTGCCAATGGCCTTTTGCCATATAATATTTACAGGCGAAAAACGGTTTATTATCAATAATACCAATACGCCAATCATAATTCGAAGGACAAAATTCTTGTGCAATAATTAGATCAGATTCTTTTAACATTTCGGTAACCAAAACATCGTATTCTGCTATTGTTTTTGCTTTTTTAACACCAAAAGAAAACGTAGAATCTGGTGCTTTTAAAACACAAGGTAACCCTGTTTGTTCTAGAACCGTATTTCTATTATTGCTATGTACAATCACTGTTTTTGGCGTGCTAATATTGGCATTATTTAAGGCTTCTGCCATGTATACTTTATTGCAGCATTTTAAAATAGCATCTGGATAATCTATAATAGCAATGCCTTCTTGCTGTGCTTTTCTAGCATACATGTAAGCCTCGTTGT includes these proteins:
- a CDS encoding glutamate-cysteine ligase family protein, which gives rise to MKKPYHLFDVYGIELEYMLVNKDTFKVAPQVDKLLTKKAGKLQADIENGDIAWSNELVAHVIELKTNGPAKSTNGLAAKFHANILEIDALLKPLNLQLLGSASHPLMNPNTDTQLWKHSYSEVYALYNTIFNCKGHGWSNVQSTHINLPFYNDKEFEKLHAAIRIILPLLPGLCASSPILEGKITGFKDTRLEFYKTNQKEIPELTGLVIPERVFSKLDYYATIFEPIKNAIRPYDKNKILDQHFLNSRGAIARFDRNAIEIRLVDIQESPKADIAICALIIEVLKALVKKEFSSLKDQKSWTKEDLFLILNDAIKHAENSKIENEAYLNLFGLKAPATINNVWKHLYQTVKPKLHATHHDAIELILAEGTLATRLLKAVGNDTTEKHIITVYRNLQKCLITNTLFKP
- a CDS encoding N-formylglutamate amidohydrolase; the protein is MKLVLTCEHGGNDIPETYKKHFKNKAVLKTHRGYDLGALDLFQNLEPLSNVSYFSTTSRLLIELNRSLHHNQLFSEFTKIASKTEKSEIIETYYFPYRSLVEKNIKNYIDNGDVVLHLSIHSFTSQLNNKTRNCDIGLLFDSTKKPEQAFCKKLKTELLKEGSNLNVRFNYPYLGKNDGFTTYLRTKFTKHYLGIEIEMNQKFVSKNIADLKIKMIIYKAMNSIQF
- the mazG gene encoding nucleoside triphosphate pyrophosphohydrolase; translation: MNSRANQLKAFDRLLTIMDELREQCPWDKKQTMATLRHLTIEETYELGDAILDNDLEEVKNEIGDLMLHLVFYAKIGSETNTFDIADVCNSICEKLIHRHPHIYGDVKVKDEAEVKRNWEKLKLQEGRTSVLEGVPKSLPALVKASRIQDKVAGVGFDWEKPEQVWEKVEEELKEFKVEVAKNDVDAMEDEFGDVLFSLVNYARFKNINPENALERTNKKFSKRFQYLESKAKALNKDLKEMTLAEMDIFWEEAKKM
- a CDS encoding ATP-binding protein; translated protein: MSKSLDNKSLIGKSLNQLSLYYMINSDFEKSNTHSQEAIVFFKAINDQRGIADAKYNIGSINYKTNNYHEGLIYLKEALRIYKKYDDFESQSKVEKAIGTVYEYIGDRSNAFSSYKSAVRNARKVKNLNLESNVFNNLSGLLLKRQKPSVAMKMIEHAITIKKQTGDTRGLAFAVYGRGKIHLKQGGFKNAEIDFLDAIDKHNKVVEIMGASMAYNKLGKLYYKFNQLDKAIKIVKEGLKLSTSYNIAMTKIKGYHLLYLIFKEQSNINKSFKYLELYLKEKETIMNTHTQQVMENYNLINKMNVLESEALLQKERQKIIEKKSKDELKAVKLKQEFLSVISHEIRTPLNAITIIVSILEDQVHGESKSLIRSLQFASDNLINIVNNVLDFTKLDSKKTALDLDNRNFNEFSTKIVNLHLNVAKIKGLALVLNNDIPKDRNYLLDQTKLSQILSNLIGNAIKFTDKGQITFSLKLIKEDSKFDTIQVSVKDTGEGITEADISEIFLSFSQIKPVMTRKQGGTGLGLAIVKKLIKLHGSNIQVKSKIQEGSEFYFNLKLEKASKIVHIENKPTYPQLKNKNVLLAEDTIMNAILIKKVLSKWGVTTEHVTNGKLAVEYAQKKKYDFILMDLHMPELNGIDATRIIRNTKNTNTHTPIFAITADVMTSQNSETSILFNKVLWKPLEIDKLYTALAEKTTPSNSETLET
- a CDS encoding Xaa-Pro dipeptidyl-peptidase, which produces MTKKHNVFSLFSVLFLTVTLGFAQDKTVPFFADGEAQPVQGFTDTNDWIRHDLWVETTFDTDEDGKPDRMHVAVTRPKQTDTEGLKLPIVYVTSPYFAGVAADLPGVMWEVEHELGEIGKERVHPEVKRRGERPIISNSHLRKWVPRGYIVVHSSSPGTGLSDGSPTIGGPNEALAPKAVIDWLCGRAKGFTERDGNEPVDAFWSTGKVGMTGTSFNGTLPLAAATTGVEGLEAIIPIAPNTSYYHYYRSNGLVRSPGGYLGEDIDVLYDFVHSGAEDKRPGNNKRVRDTEMKNGMDRQTGDLNDFWNNRDYLNQMAPMKAALLMSHGFNDWNVMPEHSNRIYQKAKAMGLQTQLYYHQNGHGGPPPMIMMNRWFTHYLHGIDNGVENDKQAWIVRENDKHDNPTAYDAYPNPNAEDVTLFLNKGGNNIGALSTKQNKRQKMETLVDDFNISAKEHAQVSSSKNRLLYATPHLTRDLHISGEAEVTISLTSSKAAANLSIMLVSLPYEEDAKVITDNIITRGWADPKNYKSIRESEPLKKGKFYDVTFKLQPDDQIIRAGQQIGLIIFSSDKEFTLHPKPGTELTIDLDKTRLTLPVVGGLKALTKATE